One genomic segment of Heptranchias perlo isolate sHepPer1 chromosome 3, sHepPer1.hap1, whole genome shotgun sequence includes these proteins:
- the tcf23 gene encoding transcription factor 24, translated as MVQPKKSPMDSAAVPKAVIEDSPSSSPSPSPDPDSLICPSRKRSELGSRSKVARTRGRPAAANAARERSRVQTLRHAFLELQKTLPSVPPDTKLSKLDVLILATTYIAHLTRTLEESLEEGEGRKSADLIHSLKVDGYLHPVKKWPMRSRLYVGATGQFLNSGQSENQTQGETTSPDLV; from the exons ATGGTTCAGCCTAAGAAAAGTCCAATGGATTCCGCTGCTGTTCCAAAGGCCGTGATCGAGGATAGCCCCAGTTCTAGCCCCAGCCCCAGTCCGGATCCTGACTCTTTGATCTGTCCCAGTCGAAAGCGCTCGGAATTGGGTTCTCGGTCGAAGGTGGCGCGTACTAGGGGCAGGCCTGCGGCAGCAAACGCAGCCCGGGAGCGCAGCCGGGTACAAACCCTGCGGCATGCCTTCTTAGAGCTCCAAAAAACTCTACCCTCTGTCCCTCCGGACACCAAACTGTCCAAACTGGACGTCCTTATCCTAGCCACCACCTACATTGCACATCTGACCCGTACCCTGGAAGAAAgtctggaggagggagagggtcggaaaTCTGCTGACTTAATACACTCTCTCAAAGTGGACGGATATCTGCATCCGGTCAAA AAGTGGCCGATGCGATCCCGGTTGTACGTCGGTGCAACAGGACAGTTTCTGAATTCGGGTCAATCAGAGAATCAAACTCAAGGGGAGACGACCAGCCCCGATCTTGTCTAA